From SAR202 cluster bacterium, one genomic window encodes:
- a CDS encoding cytochrome c maturation protein CcmE, with the protein MSQAEPSVPQQFAEVTAPSNNARRIKIFVSIAAIASAMVYFGFMTFQSATVYYYTVDELMALTNVESGKTVKVAGKLVPETFSRDDGSTVASFTLRNENGERLLSARHNGVVPDLFFNEHAEIILEGTYTPGGVFNSTNVIVKCPSKYVAAAG; encoded by the coding sequence ATGTCGCAGGCAGAACCCTCAGTCCCACAACAGTTCGCCGAAGTAACGGCACCATCGAACAATGCCCGGCGCATAAAGATCTTCGTCAGCATTGCTGCCATTGCGTCGGCTATGGTCTACTTCGGCTTCATGACCTTCCAGAGCGCCACGGTCTATTACTACACGGTTGACGAGCTGATGGCGCTCACCAATGTGGAGTCCGGAAAAACGGTGAAAGTGGCCGGGAAGCTGGTCCCCGAGACGTTCTCCCGGGATGACGGCTCCACGGTCGCCAGTTTCACGCTTCGAAACGAGAATGGCGAGCGACTGCTGTCCGCCCGCCACAACGGCGTAGTGCCTGACCTGTTCTTCAACGAGCATGCCGAGATCATCCTGGAAGGGACATACACACCGGGCGGTGTGTTCAATAGCACGAATGTAATCGTCA
- a CDS encoding CcmD family protein encodes MTFTSTSPRKYRMALAVAAAVALCALATIAYAGAANAYQGGASGVASSALPQESGGSTPEANLPYLFAVYATTWAAFFVYIFLMSRKQRDMEKELTALRAALQDKNKVQK; translated from the coding sequence ATGACCTTTACCAGCACATCTCCTAGGAAGTATCGAATGGCTCTCGCGGTCGCCGCGGCCGTGGCCCTGTGCGCATTGGCAACGATCGCGTACGCCGGCGCGGCAAACGCATACCAGGGCGGCGCGTCCGGCGTGGCCTCCAGCGCATTGCCGCAGGAATCCGGCGGCTCAACCCCCGAGGCGAACCTGCCGTACCTGTTCGCGGTGTATGCCACCACCTGGGCGGCGTTCTTCGTTTATATCTTTTTGATGTCCAGAAAGCAGCGCGATATGGAAAAAGAATTGACTGCCCTGCGGGCGGCGCTGCAAGATAAGAATAAGGTCCAGAAGTAG
- a CDS encoding cytochrome C assembly protein — protein MSQSSPATTIDAVPRGRFSPVRDGLFIASAVCMAVLLYLVFFVVPTDANLGVSQRILYFHAPVAILSMVSIVVVAVASGAHLITRSAKWDSFAYASAEIGIILASLTIIVGAIWAKPVWGVWWTWDAKLTLTLVMWFIYASYLMLRAYGPKGSQGARYGAVLALIGALDAPIIYFAAELWRTAHPELVVGPAADSGAMDPTMRTALLVGFLAFTVLYVYMLIERYALKRTEAGIDDLYQHIS, from the coding sequence ATGTCTCAAAGCAGCCCAGCGACCACCATCGACGCAGTCCCCCGGGGGCGCTTTAGCCCGGTCAGGGACGGCTTGTTCATCGCCTCCGCGGTCTGTATGGCGGTGCTGCTGTATCTCGTGTTTTTCGTTGTGCCCACAGACGCCAACCTTGGCGTATCCCAACGCATCCTCTACTTCCACGCCCCCGTCGCCATTTTGTCCATGGTCTCGATTGTGGTCGTGGCGGTGGCCAGCGGCGCACACCTGATCACCAGGAGTGCGAAGTGGGACAGCTTCGCGTATGCCTCAGCCGAGATCGGCATCATCCTTGCGTCCCTGACAATCATTGTCGGCGCAATCTGGGCAAAACCGGTCTGGGGCGTATGGTGGACGTGGGACGCCAAGCTCACCCTGACCCTGGTGATGTGGTTCATCTATGCCAGCTACCTCATGCTCCGGGCATACGGGCCCAAGGGCTCCCAGGGGGCCCGGTACGGCGCGGTCCTGGCGCTGATCGGCGCGCTTGACGCGCCGATCATTTACTTCGCGGCGGAGTTATGGCGGACAGCCCACCCGGAGCTGGTAGTCGGCCCTGCCGCAGACTCGGGCGCCATGGACCCGACAATGCGCACGGCGCTGCTAGTGGGGTTCCTGGCCTTCACGGTCCTGTACGTGTACATGTTGATCGAACGCTACGCGCTCAAGCGCACGGAAGCCGGAATCGATGACCTTTACCAGCACATCTCCTAG
- a CDS encoding metallopeptidase family protein, whose product MPRRMERKQFERLVHQALSNLPEKFAAYLDNVDIVVEDWPTKEMLAGRTVDNGDFLLGLYEGVPLTERRDYGMVLPDKITIFQKSIESICDGPKEIVEEVRLTVVHEVAHHFGISDRRLEELGVK is encoded by the coding sequence ATACCCCGGCGTATGGAACGAAAACAGTTTGAGAGGCTCGTGCACCAGGCCCTGAGCAATCTGCCGGAGAAGTTCGCCGCCTACCTGGACAATGTTGACATAGTCGTTGAGGACTGGCCCACGAAGGAGATGCTGGCTGGGAGGACAGTCGACAACGGCGATTTCCTGCTGGGGTTGTACGAAGGCGTACCCCTGACGGAGCGCCGAGACTATGGAATGGTGCTGCCGGACAAAATAACCATCTTCCAGAAGTCGATCGAGTCAATTTGCGACGGCCCCAAGGAGATAGTGGAAGAGGTCCGGCTTACGGTAGTGCACGAGGTGGCACATCACTTCGGCATAAGCGACAGGCGCCTGGAAGAGCTCGGGGTAAAGTAG
- a CDS encoding ATP-binding protein has product MTTNGNAAFDALGRKRLGIVVAGSLTDGVDVRLDDDTSVEDIKVGTLVAIEGERRRFFGQITDVLLGTTDLGMQSTPPDVSNSFIARVIAGTTAYGAIKVEPTLSIGGDSRSLANDGPLPAKTVPAHFSSVSPASDADIELVFGKEDERHFWIGSPLDMETKLCLNVEELAKRSNGVFGKSGTGKTFLTRLLLIGILQRSKAVNLVFDMHSEYGWQGTSEKSSSVKGLKQLFGSKVAVFTLDVDSSRRRSLLPDYVVRIGYDEVEPEDITLLREVMDLSSIAADAAYNLQRHFGKGKWLKSFLAHGGRDSIKELADAIDVNANSLGALHNRLSRFERFGFMDDQAGHDSVNEIIRYLDRGMHVVLEFGRYGNDLAAYILVANLLTRRIYKRYMERKEAAAGDKAKEPRPLVISIEEAHKFLTKELAGQTIFGTIARELRKYNVTLLVVDQRPSGIDDEVMSQLGTKIVCLLDSEKDVTAVLAGVSGSSKLRAVLSRLESRQQALAFGHALPMPVVVQTREYGTPEFYKSIGHRDGAEAQEKSAKDVEDLFGPGS; this is encoded by the coding sequence ATGACAACGAACGGCAATGCCGCCTTCGACGCGCTGGGCCGCAAACGGCTCGGCATCGTAGTGGCCGGCTCATTGACAGATGGAGTCGATGTGAGGCTGGACGACGACACATCCGTGGAGGATATAAAGGTCGGCACCCTGGTTGCAATCGAGGGGGAGCGACGGCGCTTCTTCGGCCAGATAACGGACGTGCTGCTGGGCACGACAGACCTCGGAATGCAGTCCACGCCGCCGGACGTTTCAAACAGCTTCATCGCCCGCGTCATCGCGGGCACCACAGCCTACGGCGCTATCAAGGTGGAGCCGACCCTGTCCATCGGTGGGGACAGCCGGTCGCTGGCGAACGACGGGCCGCTGCCGGCAAAGACGGTGCCGGCACATTTTTCGAGTGTCTCACCGGCGAGCGACGCCGACATTGAGCTCGTATTCGGCAAGGAGGACGAGCGCCACTTCTGGATCGGCTCGCCGCTGGACATGGAGACGAAGCTCTGCCTCAACGTAGAGGAGCTCGCGAAGCGCAGCAACGGCGTCTTCGGCAAGAGCGGCACGGGCAAAACGTTTCTCACCAGGTTGCTGCTCATCGGCATTCTGCAGCGCAGCAAGGCAGTCAACCTTGTGTTCGACATGCACAGCGAGTACGGGTGGCAGGGAACCAGTGAAAAGAGTAGCTCTGTGAAGGGGCTCAAGCAGCTTTTTGGCTCTAAGGTTGCCGTCTTCACCCTGGATGTTGACAGCTCCAGGCGGCGGTCTTTGTTGCCGGATTACGTGGTCCGCATTGGCTACGACGAGGTTGAGCCGGAGGACATCACCTTGCTGAGGGAAGTTATGGACCTCTCGTCCATCGCTGCTGATGCGGCCTACAACCTGCAGCGGCATTTCGGGAAGGGCAAGTGGCTCAAGTCGTTTCTTGCTCATGGCGGACGAGACTCTATAAAAGAGCTTGCAGATGCCATAGATGTGAATGCCAACTCGCTGGGCGCGCTGCACAACCGCCTCTCCCGCTTCGAGCGCTTCGGCTTCATGGATGACCAGGCGGGCCACGACTCGGTCAACGAAATCATCCGGTACCTGGACCGCGGCATGCACGTGGTGCTTGAGTTCGGGCGCTACGGCAACGACCTGGCAGCCTACATTCTGGTGGCCAACCTCCTTACGCGCCGGATCTACAAGCGATACATGGAGCGCAAGGAGGCCGCGGCTGGCGACAAGGCCAAGGAGCCGCGCCCACTGGTCATCTCAATCGAGGAGGCGCACAAATTCCTTACCAAAGAGCTTGCAGGCCAGACGATTTTCGGCACAATCGCGCGGGAGTTGCGGAAGTACAATGTCACTCTGCTCGTGGTGGACCAGCGCCCAAGCGGTATCGATGACGAGGTGATGAGCCAGCTTGGCACGAAGATCGTATGCCTGCTCGACAGTGAGAAGGACGTCACCGCGGTCCTGGCGGGCGTCTCCGGCAGCAGCAAGCTGCGCGCGGTGCTCTCCCGGCTGGAGTCCAGGCAGCAGGCCCTTGCATTCGGCCACGCCCTGCCGATGCCCGTTGTGGTCCAGACCCGCGAATATGGCACCCCCGAGTTCTACAAGTCCATCGGCCATCGCGACGGCGCGGAGGCACAGGAGAAAAGCGCCAAAGACGTGGAGGACCTGTTCGGCCCTGGAAGTTGA
- a CDS encoding Gfo/Idh/MocA family oxidoreductase — MAYRMVQVGTGGMGLSWCRGFLPPNIKDGLIEVVAAVDINPASLENARQHLGLAAEKCYTDLERALDENAADFCTVVVPPSVHERVIDAALAHDMHILSEKPIADTLVASIRVVDKVRRSGKKMGITMNHRCDQDKTTLRQQLCSGDYGRLDYLVWRYIGDFRRYGSWGGFRHDIPDPQMVDAAVHHLDILADLAGARCDTIYAQTRNPPWGEFAGDSQSLVMMTFENGVRATYEGVNTNAVALNNWNREYIRAECEKATLVLDRRDLTRYRYGGGLAPEGLPLLQQLKWKHTWLIEKFVRWLDGGDPMETRVEDNLHSLAMCFAGIESSRTGRPIKVKEFLEAAKHDR; from the coding sequence ATGGCCTACAGGATGGTGCAGGTAGGGACCGGGGGCATGGGCCTCTCATGGTGCCGCGGTTTCCTGCCTCCGAACATCAAGGATGGCCTGATAGAGGTTGTCGCCGCCGTGGACATCAACCCTGCCTCGCTTGAAAACGCCCGGCAACACCTGGGCCTGGCCGCCGAGAAGTGTTACACAGACCTCGAGCGCGCACTGGATGAAAACGCCGCTGACTTCTGCACCGTGGTGGTGCCGCCGTCCGTTCACGAGCGCGTGATAGACGCGGCGCTAGCCCATGATATGCACATCCTCTCCGAGAAGCCGATAGCCGACACACTCGTGGCCTCCATCCGCGTTGTTGACAAGGTCCGGCGCTCCGGCAAGAAGATGGGCATCACGATGAACCACCGGTGCGACCAGGATAAGACGACGCTCCGCCAGCAGCTCTGCTCCGGCGACTATGGGCGCCTTGACTACCTGGTGTGGCGATACATCGGGGACTTCCGCCGGTACGGGAGTTGGGGCGGCTTCCGGCACGATATCCCGGACCCGCAGATGGTGGACGCCGCCGTTCACCATCTGGACATCCTGGCCGACCTTGCCGGCGCAAGATGCGATACGATATACGCCCAGACTCGGAACCCGCCGTGGGGCGAGTTCGCGGGGGACTCCCAGTCCCTGGTGATGATGACCTTCGAAAACGGCGTAAGGGCCACCTACGAAGGTGTGAACACGAACGCAGTTGCGCTGAATAACTGGAACCGGGAGTACATCCGCGCGGAGTGCGAGAAGGCCACGCTCGTCCTCGACAGGAGAGACCTCACGCGCTACCGGTACGGAGGAGGTCTGGCCCCAGAGGGCCTCCCGCTTCTCCAGCAGCTGAAGTGGAAGCACACGTGGCTAATTGAAAAATTCGTCCGGTGGCTGGATGGGGGAGATCCGATGGAGACCCGTGTGGAAGACAACCTGCACTCCCTTGCGATGTGCTTCGCCGGCATTGAAAGCAGCCGCACAGGCCGCCCGATCAAGGTGAAGGAATTCCTGGAGGCCGCGAAGCATGACCGCTGA